In a genomic window of Sinorhizobium meliloti:
- a CDS encoding carbohydrate ABC transporter permease — protein sequence MSSITPSGKPSTTASLMQNNNVLGFLFMLPAAVFLICFLTYPLGLGVWLGFTDTRIGRDGVFIGIENYEFLARDSVFWLSVYNTLLYTFVASILKFVLGLWLALLLNENLPFKSFFRAIVLLPWVVPTVLSALAFWWIYDSQFSIISWSLMQLGIIDGPINFLGDPNNARASVIAANVWRGIPFVAISLLAGLQTIPASLQEAASLDGATSWQRFRYVTLPMLTPIIAVVMTFSVLFTFTDFQLIYVLTKGGPVNATHLMATLSFQRGIPGGQLGEGAAIAVAMIPFLLAAIMFSFFGLQRRKWQQGGQD from the coding sequence ATGTCCTCCATAACGCCGTCCGGAAAGCCATCCACCACGGCTTCGCTGATGCAGAACAACAATGTGCTCGGCTTCCTTTTCATGCTGCCGGCAGCCGTCTTTCTGATCTGCTTTCTGACCTATCCGCTCGGGCTGGGCGTCTGGCTCGGCTTCACCGACACACGCATAGGCCGCGACGGCGTCTTCATCGGGATCGAGAACTACGAGTTCCTGGCCCGGGATTCGGTCTTCTGGCTCTCGGTCTACAACACGCTGCTCTACACCTTCGTGGCGTCGATCCTGAAATTCGTGCTTGGGCTCTGGCTGGCGCTGCTGCTGAACGAAAACCTGCCTTTCAAATCCTTCTTCCGCGCGATCGTGCTCCTGCCCTGGGTCGTGCCGACGGTGCTTTCGGCGCTCGCCTTCTGGTGGATCTACGATTCGCAGTTTTCCATCATCTCCTGGTCGCTGATGCAGCTCGGCATCATCGACGGGCCGATCAACTTCCTGGGCGACCCGAACAACGCGCGCGCTTCCGTCATCGCCGCTAATGTCTGGCGCGGCATTCCCTTCGTGGCGATCTCGCTTCTGGCCGGCCTGCAGACGATCCCGGCTTCGCTGCAGGAGGCAGCCTCGCTCGACGGCGCCACCAGCTGGCAGCGTTTCCGCTATGTAACCCTGCCGATGCTGACCCCGATCATCGCGGTCGTCATGACCTTCTCGGTGCTCTTCACCTTCACCGATTTCCAGCTGATCTACGTGCTGACCAAGGGCGGGCCGGTCAATGCAACCCACTTGATGGCGACGCTTTCGTTCCAGCGCGGCATTCCGGGCGGGCAGCTCGGGGAGGGGGCGGCGATCGCCGTCGCCATGATCCCCTTCCTGCTTGCCGCCATCATGTTCAGCTTCTTCGGTCTGCAACGCCGCAAATGGCAGCAGGGCGGCCAGGATTGA
- a CDS encoding carbohydrate ABC transporter permease, whose translation MNTTTRTDDEVLTDTAEGMSYLNRLPRRIVVLYLPMAVFVFVLLFPFYWMAITAVKPNAQLTDYNNYSPFWVVRPTLDHIKYLLFETSYPGWLWNTMLVAVGSTILSLAASVFAAYAIERVRFTGARPVGLLIFLAYLVPPSILFIPLAFIVFKFGIYDSKLALIFTYPTFLIPFCTWLLMGYFRSIPFELEESALVDGATRWQILVKIILPLAVPGLISAGIFAFTLSWNEFIYALTFIQSSENKTVPVGVLTELVRGDVFEWGALMAGALFGSLPVVILYSFFVDYYVSSMTGAVKE comes from the coding sequence ATGAACACGACCACACGAACCGATGACGAGGTCCTCACCGACACGGCCGAGGGCATGAGCTACCTGAACCGCCTGCCGCGGCGGATCGTCGTGCTTTACCTGCCGATGGCGGTCTTCGTCTTCGTACTGCTCTTCCCCTTCTACTGGATGGCGATCACGGCGGTGAAGCCGAACGCGCAGCTGACCGACTACAACAATTACAGCCCTTTCTGGGTGGTCCGTCCGACGCTCGACCACATCAAGTATCTGCTCTTCGAGACCTCCTATCCGGGCTGGCTCTGGAACACGATGCTGGTGGCCGTAGGCTCGACCATCCTGTCGCTGGCCGCATCGGTTTTCGCGGCCTATGCGATCGAGCGGGTGCGCTTCACCGGCGCGCGGCCCGTCGGGCTGCTGATCTTCCTCGCCTATCTGGTGCCGCCGTCGATCCTGTTCATTCCGCTCGCCTTCATCGTCTTCAAATTCGGCATCTACGATTCCAAGCTGGCGCTGATCTTCACCTATCCGACGTTCCTCATACCGTTCTGCACATGGCTCCTGATGGGCTATTTCCGCTCGATCCCCTTCGAACTGGAAGAAAGCGCGCTGGTGGACGGAGCCACGCGCTGGCAGATTCTGGTCAAGATCATCCTGCCGCTCGCCGTGCCGGGCCTGATATCGGCCGGCATCTTCGCCTTCACGCTCTCGTGGAACGAGTTCATCTACGCGCTGACATTCATCCAGTCTTCCGAAAACAAGACAGTACCGGTCGGCGTGCTGACGGAACTCGTGCGCGGCGACGTCTTCGAATGGGGCGCACTGATGGCGGGTGCACTCTTCGGTTCGCTGCCCGTGGTCATTCTCTATTCCTTCTTCGTCGATTATTACGTCTCGTCGATGACGGGAGCGGTGAAGGAGTGA
- a CDS encoding DUF6064 family protein: MSDWGTYTLADFLMFSPRVYFRLVERYNQGLWPLQPVFVAGALAILFATATDGRRARAAAMATLALAWLFCAWQFLWLRYSTINWAMSYATAAFMLQAGLLLLAVRWTQGGVLPANSLRRRGGIGLMVFGSLGYPFGPLLAGRAPASAETFGAMPDPTVAVTLGALLALMPQKLWLLLPIPVLWCVFSALTLLAMEDAGAWVPLAVIVATFVLLVVRR, from the coding sequence ATGTCGGACTGGGGGACCTACACGCTCGCGGATTTCCTGATGTTTTCGCCGCGCGTCTATTTCCGCCTTGTCGAACGCTACAATCAGGGACTCTGGCCGCTTCAGCCGGTCTTCGTCGCGGGCGCGCTTGCCATCCTTTTCGCCACTGCGACGGACGGACGGCGCGCCCGCGCCGCGGCCATGGCGACGCTCGCCCTGGCCTGGCTCTTCTGCGCGTGGCAATTTCTCTGGCTGCGTTACTCCACCATAAACTGGGCGATGTCCTATGCGACGGCGGCCTTCATGCTGCAGGCCGGTCTGCTGCTTCTCGCGGTCCGGTGGACGCAAGGCGGCGTATTGCCCGCGAACAGCCTGCGCCGCCGTGGCGGCATCGGCCTGATGGTCTTCGGCTCGCTCGGCTATCCTTTCGGCCCGCTGCTTGCCGGCCGCGCGCCCGCCTCGGCCGAAACCTTCGGGGCAATGCCGGACCCGACCGTTGCCGTGACCCTCGGCGCCCTTCTGGCGCTCATGCCGCAGAAGCTGTGGCTGCTTCTGCCCATTCCGGTCCTCTGGTGCGTCTTCAGCGCGCTCACCCTTCTGGCCATGGAGGATGCAGGCGCCTGGGTGCCACTCGCGGTGATCGTCGCGACATTTGTCCTCCTCGTCGTCAGACGTTGA
- a CDS encoding aldo/keto reductase, with translation MTFTRRAVVQGLGIGMSLPLMPGAWGQAADLTTRVIPKSKEALPLVGLGTWITFNVGDDPVLMDECAAVIAAFFEGGGRMIDSSPMYGSSQPTIGYGLRKLGHPKRLFSAEKVWISDPGDGAAQIEASKEYWGVEKFDLMQVHNLVSWEEHLPALLDMKAAGRLRYVGITTSEGRRHREIEEVMATRPIDFVQVTYNILDREAEERILPLAQEKGIAVIVNRPFRQGDLIRQVEDEPLPAWLAETGARSWAQFLLKFIISHPAVTCAIPATTRVDHVRENLEAARGILPDEKLRRRMAAHVEAL, from the coding sequence ATGACCTTCACGCGGCGCGCAGTCGTTCAGGGGCTAGGTATCGGTATGTCGCTGCCGCTCATGCCGGGGGCGTGGGGCCAGGCTGCCGACCTCACGACGCGGGTCATACCGAAGAGCAAAGAAGCGCTGCCGCTGGTCGGCCTCGGCACCTGGATCACTTTCAACGTCGGAGACGACCCCGTCCTGATGGACGAATGTGCCGCCGTGATCGCTGCCTTCTTCGAAGGCGGCGGTCGCATGATCGATTCCTCGCCGATGTACGGATCCTCCCAGCCGACCATCGGCTACGGCCTCCGTAAGCTCGGACATCCGAAGCGGCTCTTCTCGGCGGAAAAGGTCTGGATATCGGATCCCGGCGACGGCGCGGCCCAGATCGAGGCATCGAAGGAATACTGGGGCGTCGAGAAATTCGATCTCATGCAGGTTCACAATCTCGTCTCCTGGGAAGAGCACCTGCCCGCGCTCTTAGACATGAAGGCGGCAGGCCGGCTGCGCTATGTCGGCATCACCACCTCGGAGGGGCGCAGGCACCGCGAGATCGAGGAGGTCATGGCGACCCGGCCGATCGATTTCGTCCAGGTCACCTACAATATCCTCGACCGCGAGGCGGAGGAGCGCATCTTGCCGCTGGCGCAGGAGAAGGGCATTGCCGTGATCGTCAACCGGCCGTTCCGACAGGGCGATCTGATCCGGCAGGTCGAAGACGAACCGTTGCCGGCTTGGCTTGCGGAGACCGGCGCCCGCAGCTGGGCGCAGTTTCTCCTGAAGTTCATCATTTCGCATCCGGCGGTCACCTGCGCAATCCCCGCGACTACGCGCGTCGACCATGTACGGGAGAACCTGGAGGCTGCGAGAGGCATCCTGCCCGACGAGAAGCTGCGCCGCCGCATGGCCGCCCATGTGGAGGCGCTGTGA
- the asnB gene encoding asparagine synthase (glutamine-hydrolyzing), which yields MCGLGGYLGSIRDGKPLLERMTAAIGHRGPDERGIFTVPGAGLGHVRLSIVGLGDGQQPMSDPSGELTIAFNGEIFNYVELRDDLRARGRRFRTSSDTEVILHLYEEMGADCLSLLNGDFAFAIWDARRRRMVLARDRMGVRPLFHTLKGGTLYFASEVKALLEVPGVSAEIDPIALDQIFTLWAPIAPRTPFRDIHELEPGHLMIADQNGITTRSYWQLDYPDRDERSAYAEESRAADELRALLTDATRIRMRADVPVGAYLSGGLDSSIISALAAGMTSQGLRTFSVTFDSAEHDESAFQEEMAAALGTEHRAVACRAGDIARDFPDVIRFTEKPIIRTAPAPLYKLSGLVREAGLKVVLTGEGADEVFAGYDIFKEARVRRFCGRQPGSRLRPHLFRKLYPYLPGLQQQSAEYLAAFFGAGDVALDDPLFSHRPRLKGTAATKMFFSSDLRAELKGYDAAEELVSRLPAAFGRWHPLHQAQYLESRFLLPGYILSSQGDRMAMAHGIEGRFPFLDHRLIEFAAKLPPDMKLRGLVEKHILREATKDLLPPAIGRRTKQPYRAPDSHSFSGAGELDYVRSAMSEDAVAAGGLFNAKAVTKLYEKCRSRPASGFRDNAAFVGVLSTQLWLQTFTGTSLRKAEAA from the coding sequence ATGTGCGGACTCGGCGGGTATCTTGGTTCAATACGGGACGGTAAGCCCCTTCTCGAGAGGATGACGGCCGCGATCGGCCACCGCGGGCCGGACGAGCGTGGGATCTTCACCGTGCCGGGTGCGGGCCTCGGTCATGTCCGGCTGTCGATTGTGGGGCTTGGGGACGGCCAGCAGCCGATGTCCGACCCGAGCGGCGAGCTGACGATCGCCTTCAACGGCGAAATCTTCAACTATGTGGAGTTGCGCGATGACCTGCGCGCCAGGGGCCGCCGTTTCCGCACCTCCAGCGATACGGAGGTGATCCTCCATCTTTACGAAGAGATGGGCGCGGATTGTCTTTCCCTCCTCAACGGCGACTTCGCCTTTGCGATCTGGGACGCACGCCGGCGCCGGATGGTGCTCGCGCGCGACCGCATGGGTGTGCGTCCACTCTTCCACACGTTGAAAGGCGGCACGCTCTATTTCGCATCCGAGGTCAAGGCGCTCCTCGAAGTTCCGGGGGTTTCCGCGGAGATCGACCCGATCGCGCTCGACCAGATATTCACGCTGTGGGCGCCGATCGCGCCGCGCACACCCTTCCGTGACATCCACGAGCTCGAGCCCGGGCATCTGATGATCGCCGATCAGAACGGCATCACGACACGGTCCTATTGGCAGCTCGATTATCCGGACCGCGACGAGCGCTCTGCCTACGCGGAGGAAAGCCGCGCTGCGGACGAACTGCGCGCGCTCCTGACGGACGCGACGCGGATCCGCATGCGGGCCGATGTGCCCGTCGGCGCCTATCTTTCCGGCGGCCTCGATTCGTCCATAATCTCGGCGTTGGCGGCTGGGATGACGTCCCAAGGCTTGCGCACCTTCTCCGTCACCTTCGACAGCGCGGAGCATGACGAAAGCGCATTCCAGGAGGAGATGGCAGCGGCACTCGGAACCGAGCACAGGGCTGTCGCATGCCGCGCCGGCGACATCGCCAGGGACTTTCCCGATGTCATCCGCTTTACGGAGAAGCCGATCATCCGCACGGCGCCCGCACCGCTCTACAAATTGTCCGGCCTGGTGCGGGAAGCGGGTCTGAAAGTCGTGCTGACGGGCGAGGGCGCCGACGAGGTGTTCGCCGGTTATGACATCTTCAAGGAAGCGCGCGTTCGCCGCTTCTGCGGCCGGCAGCCCGGCTCGCGCCTCAGGCCGCACCTCTTCCGCAAGCTCTACCCCTATCTGCCCGGTTTGCAGCAGCAGTCGGCCGAGTATCTCGCCGCCTTTTTCGGCGCCGGCGACGTTGCCCTCGACGACCCGCTCTTTTCGCATCGACCACGCCTCAAAGGCACGGCGGCAACCAAGATGTTCTTCTCCTCGGACCTGCGCGCCGAACTCAAGGGTTATGATGCGGCGGAAGAATTGGTCAGCCGGCTCCCCGCCGCCTTCGGCCGCTGGCATCCGCTGCATCAGGCCCAATATCTCGAAAGCCGCTTCCTGCTGCCCGGATATATTCTCTCGAGCCAGGGCGACCGCATGGCGATGGCGCATGGGATCGAGGGCCGTTTCCCGTTCCTCGACCACCGCCTCATCGAATTCGCCGCAAAGCTGCCGCCGGACATGAAACTCAGAGGGCTCGTCGAGAAGCATATCCTGCGCGAAGCGACGAAAGATCTGCTGCCGCCGGCGATCGGCCGGCGGACGAAGCAGCCCTATCGCGCTCCGGACAGCCACTCCTTCAGCGGCGCGGGCGAACTCGACTATGTGCGGTCGGCCATGAGCGAGGACGCGGTCGCCGCCGGTGGGCTCTTCAATGCCAAAGCGGTAACGAAACTCTACGAGAAATGCCGGTCGCGCCCGGCCTCCGGTTTCCGCGACAACGCGGCCTTCGTCGGCGTCCTCTCGACGCAACTCTGGCTGCAGACATTCACCGGCACCAGCCTTCGCAAGGCTGAGGCCGCGTAA
- a CDS encoding acyl carrier protein: MTQAIKDKVKAFVIENFLFGDSAYELADDASLIENDIIDSTGVLELVAFIEDDFGIVMADADIVPQNLDSLARISAFIEAKAAVPVSA, encoded by the coding sequence ATGACCCAAGCGATTAAGGACAAGGTCAAGGCATTCGTCATCGAGAACTTTCTCTTCGGCGACAGCGCATACGAACTCGCCGACGACGCTTCGCTGATCGAGAACGACATCATCGATTCGACCGGCGTTCTGGAACTGGTCGCCTTCATCGAAGACGATTTCGGGATCGTGATGGCCGATGCCGACATCGTCCCGCAAAATCTCGACTCGCTCGCGCGGATTTCGGCGTTCATCGAAGCGAAAGCCGCCGTGCCGGTCTCGGCGTAA
- a CDS encoding class I adenylate-forming enzyme family protein, producing MRFEQFLIRNAAANGAKTALVTDRRRLGYAELDDLSSRLAAALAESGVKRNDRVLVFMDNCWEAAVAIFAILKAGATFSPINASTKADKLAYIVADCEAAAILTQAKLMPVVAEALALARGHAPFVASTAGPGGRFPDGAASFEECLTVAPAPIGHGGIDVDLGMLIYTSGSTGRPKGVMMTHRNIDAASESITSYLQNTPDDIILNVLPLAFDYGLYQLLMAIRLGATLVLEKSFAFPQAIFDRIRTEGVTGFPLVPTMAAMILQMRDLEPGFLPSLRFLSNTAAALPPAHIARLRELFPGARLYSMYGLTECKRCTYLPPEELDRRPGSVGIAIPNTEAFVVDDEGNRVPPGVAGELVIRGPHVMQGYWRNDAATERMLRPGPNPWEKVLHTGDLFRTDEEGFLYFVGRKDDIIKTRGEKVAPKEVETVLHAHPGIAEAVVIGVPDPVLGAAIGALVVLSDPTLTEKDIIRHCSRHLEDFMVPKIVEFRTELPKTDTGKVSRRLAAETLEPAE from the coding sequence ATGCGGTTCGAGCAATTCCTCATCAGGAACGCCGCGGCAAACGGGGCAAAGACGGCGCTGGTCACCGATCGCCGGCGGCTGGGCTATGCCGAACTCGACGATCTTTCGAGCCGCCTCGCCGCCGCTCTTGCCGAAAGCGGCGTGAAGCGGAACGACCGGGTTCTGGTCTTCATGGACAATTGCTGGGAGGCGGCCGTCGCGATCTTCGCGATCCTCAAGGCCGGTGCGACCTTCAGCCCGATCAATGCTTCGACCAAGGCGGACAAGCTTGCCTATATCGTCGCCGATTGCGAGGCGGCGGCTATCCTGACGCAGGCCAAGCTGATGCCGGTCGTTGCCGAGGCGCTGGCGCTTGCTCGGGGCCATGCGCCATTCGTCGCTTCGACCGCGGGTCCGGGGGGGCGCTTCCCGGACGGTGCCGCTTCCTTCGAGGAATGCCTGACGGTTGCGCCCGCGCCCATCGGCCACGGCGGCATCGACGTCGATCTCGGCATGCTGATCTATACCTCGGGCTCGACGGGCCGTCCCAAGGGCGTGATGATGACGCATCGCAATATCGATGCGGCTTCGGAGTCGATCACATCCTATCTCCAGAACACGCCTGACGACATCATCCTGAACGTGCTGCCGCTCGCCTTCGACTACGGGCTCTATCAGCTGCTGATGGCGATCCGGCTCGGCGCGACGCTCGTACTCGAAAAGTCATTCGCCTTCCCGCAGGCGATCTTCGACCGTATCCGGACCGAAGGGGTTACCGGCTTCCCGCTGGTGCCGACCATGGCGGCAATGATCCTGCAGATGCGTGACCTCGAACCCGGCTTTCTCCCGAGCCTTCGTTTTCTCTCCAATACCGCGGCAGCACTGCCGCCGGCGCATATCGCCCGCTTGAGAGAGCTTTTCCCGGGCGCCCGGCTCTATTCCATGTACGGACTGACGGAATGCAAGCGCTGCACCTATCTGCCGCCGGAAGAGCTCGACCGGCGGCCGGGTTCCGTCGGGATCGCGATACCGAACACCGAAGCCTTCGTGGTCGATGACGAGGGGAACCGGGTACCGCCCGGTGTAGCCGGCGAACTGGTCATTCGCGGCCCGCATGTGATGCAGGGCTACTGGCGCAATGACGCCGCGACCGAGCGCATGCTCCGCCCCGGCCCCAATCCATGGGAAAAGGTGCTTCACACCGGTGACCTGTTCCGTACCGACGAGGAGGGTTTCCTCTATTTCGTCGGCCGCAAGGACGACATCATCAAGACGCGCGGCGAAAAGGTCGCGCCCAAGGAGGTCGAGACCGTGCTGCATGCGCATCCCGGAATTGCCGAGGCCGTGGTCATCGGTGTTCCCGATCCGGTGCTTGGGGCCGCGATCGGCGCTCTCGTCGTGCTGTCGGACCCGACGCTGACGGAGAAGGACATCATCCGTCATTGCAGCCGCCATCTCGAGGATTTCATGGTGCCGAAGATCGTCGAATTCCGCACCGAATTGCCGAAGACGGATACAGGAAAAGTCAGCCGCCGCCTTGCGGCCGAAACATTGGAGCCCGCAGAATGA
- the nadE gene encoding NAD(+) synthase has translation MNIRPDQNRLVFSADTLKIDEAAEAERIVAGLRAQLRSLRKRGLVLGLSGGIDSSVSVALAVRAVGAKNVFCLFMPENDSDPESLHLGRLVAETFGVEAVVEDIGPTLDAMGCYRRRDAFIRELVPDYGPGWASKIVIANALEGDGYNISSLVVQDPEGKQTKLRMPPSVYLGIVAATNMKQRTRKQIEYYHADRLNFAVLGTPNRLEYDQGFFVKNGDGAADVKPIAHLYKSQVYALAGYLGVPEEIRRRPPTTDTYSLEQTQEEFYFSLPYDRMDLCLFGLNNGLSADEVGRAANLDAAQVERVWADIAAKRKATRYLHLGPQLVQPVEEIE, from the coding sequence ATGAATATCCGACCGGACCAGAACAGGCTCGTCTTCTCGGCCGACACGCTGAAAATCGACGAAGCTGCGGAAGCCGAACGTATAGTTGCCGGATTGCGGGCCCAGTTGCGCAGCCTGCGCAAACGCGGCCTCGTCCTCGGCCTTTCCGGCGGCATCGATTCGAGCGTCTCGGTCGCGCTGGCCGTGCGCGCCGTCGGTGCGAAGAACGTCTTCTGTCTCTTCATGCCGGAAAACGATTCCGATCCGGAAAGCCTGCACCTCGGCCGGCTGGTCGCCGAGACGTTCGGTGTAGAGGCGGTGGTCGAGGACATCGGACCGACGCTCGACGCCATGGGCTGCTATCGGCGGCGTGACGCCTTCATTCGCGAACTCGTCCCCGATTACGGGCCGGGCTGGGCGTCGAAGATCGTCATCGCCAATGCGCTCGAAGGCGACGGCTACAACATTTCCTCGCTCGTGGTGCAGGACCCCGAGGGGAAGCAGACGAAGCTGCGCATGCCGCCTTCCGTCTATCTCGGCATCGTCGCCGCGACGAACATGAAGCAGCGCACCCGCAAGCAGATCGAATACTACCATGCCGACCGGCTGAACTTTGCCGTGCTCGGCACGCCGAACAGGCTGGAATACGATCAGGGCTTCTTCGTCAAGAACGGCGATGGCGCGGCGGACGTCAAGCCGATCGCTCATCTTTACAAGTCGCAGGTCTATGCGCTTGCCGGTTATCTCGGCGTTCCCGAGGAAATCCGGCGCCGGCCGCCGACCACCGACACCTATTCGCTCGAGCAGACGCAGGAAGAGTTCTATTTCTCGCTGCCTTATGACCGAATGGATCTGTGCCTCTTCGGCCTCAACAACGGGCTCAGCGCCGACGAGGTCGGACGCGCGGCAAATCTAGACGCGGCTCAGGTCGAGCGCGTCTGGGCGGATATTGCCGCCAAGCGCAAGGCCACGCGCTACCTGCATCTCGGGCCGCAGCTGGTGCAGCCGGTCGAGGAGATCGAGTAA
- a CDS encoding DUF1127 domain-containing protein: MREPQAIVVEPLAAAADELYRKFGVWKTARALMSAAWRRHQAQNQISHLSNRMRRDIGLPEAEEEFPIWDIDAFMAARARHPD, translated from the coding sequence ATGCGTGAACCACAAGCAATAGTTGTCGAACCCCTCGCGGCGGCGGCCGATGAGCTTTACCGTAAATTCGGCGTCTGGAAGACCGCACGGGCACTGATGTCGGCCGCATGGAGGCGCCATCAGGCGCAAAACCAGATCTCTCACCTGTCGAATCGGATGCGCCGCGATATCGGCCTTCCGGAGGCGGAGGAGGAATTTCCCATCTGGGACATAGACGCCTTCATGGCGGCCAGGGCAAGGCATCCGGATTGA
- the minC gene encoding septum site-determining protein MinC — MTKVLTDARSIRIKGRSFLALVLSPELPLDWWLGRLDDLASRSAGFFLGRPVVLDVADLEIDRKQLKSLLDELGQRNVRVMGIEGGRPSLFEPGMPPAMKGGRPAPDFEVPEADPADPPKAGKGKAAAPITSEDVQPVRATASIIVREPVRSGQSVIFPEGDVTVVGSVASGAEIVAGGSVHIYGTLRGRALAGSVGNASARIFCRRLEAELLAIDGVYKTAEDMAPNLRGQSVQLWLEGDSIMAERLN; from the coding sequence ATGACCAAAGTGCTAACAGACGCTCGCTCGATCCGCATCAAGGGCCGCTCCTTCCTGGCGCTGGTGCTTTCCCCCGAACTGCCGCTCGACTGGTGGCTTGGCCGGCTCGATGACCTCGCTTCGCGTTCGGCGGGCTTCTTCCTGGGGCGCCCGGTGGTGCTCGATGTGGCAGATCTCGAGATCGACCGGAAACAGTTGAAGAGCCTGCTCGACGAGCTCGGCCAGCGCAATGTCAGGGTCATGGGGATCGAAGGCGGACGTCCCTCGCTTTTCGAGCCGGGGATGCCGCCTGCCATGAAGGGCGGCCGGCCGGCTCCCGATTTCGAAGTACCCGAGGCCGATCCGGCCGATCCGCCGAAGGCCGGCAAGGGAAAGGCCGCTGCGCCGATTACGTCGGAGGACGTTCAGCCGGTTCGGGCGACGGCATCGATCATCGTCCGGGAACCGGTTCGGTCCGGACAGTCGGTCATCTTCCCGGAAGGCGACGTGACGGTGGTTGGCTCCGTCGCATCCGGCGCGGAGATCGTCGCAGGAGGTTCAGTCCATATCTACGGGACGCTCCGAGGGCGGGCGCTGGCAGGCTCGGTCGGAAACGCGTCTGCGCGCATCTTCTGCCGCCGGCTCGAAGCGGAACTGCTGGCAATCGACGGCGTCTACAAGACGGCCGAGGACATGGCCCCCAATCTGCGCGGGCAGTCGGTCCAGCTGTGGCTGGAAGGCGATTCGATCATGGCAGAAAGACTGAACTGA
- the minD gene encoding septum site-determining protein MinD encodes MAKVVVVTSGKGGVGKTTSTAALGAALAQRNEKTVVVDFDVGLRNLDLVMGAERRVVYDLVNVIQGDAKLPQALIRDKRLDTLFLLPASQTRDKDSLTPEGVERVMEELKKHFDWIICDSPAGIERGATLAMRHADLAVIVTNPEVSSVRDSDRIIGLLDAKTERAERGERVEKHLLLTRYDAVRAERGDMLKVDDVLEILSIPLIGIVPESMDVLKASNLGAPVTLADSSSAPARAYLDAARRLAGETVPMTIPGEKRGFLGKIFGRRAA; translated from the coding sequence ATGGCGAAAGTAGTTGTAGTTACATCTGGAAAGGGCGGCGTCGGCAAGACGACGTCAACCGCCGCACTGGGTGCGGCGCTGGCGCAGCGCAACGAGAAAACGGTCGTCGTCGATTTTGACGTCGGGCTGCGCAATCTCGACCTCGTCATGGGCGCCGAGCGCCGGGTCGTCTACGACCTCGTCAACGTGATCCAGGGCGACGCGAAGCTGCCGCAGGCGCTGATCCGCGACAAACGGCTCGACACCCTCTTCCTGCTGCCGGCATCGCAGACCCGCGACAAGGACAGCCTGACCCCCGAGGGCGTCGAGCGGGTGATGGAAGAGCTCAAGAAACACTTCGACTGGATCATTTGCGACAGCCCGGCCGGGATTGAGCGCGGCGCGACGCTCGCGATGCGCCACGCCGACCTCGCCGTCATCGTCACCAATCCGGAAGTCTCATCGGTCCGCGACTCCGATCGCATCATCGGCCTGCTCGATGCCAAGACCGAAAGGGCAGAGCGCGGAGAGCGGGTCGAGAAGCACCTGCTGCTGACGCGCTACGACGCCGTCCGCGCCGAGCGCGGCGACATGCTCAAGGTCGATGACGTTCTCGAGATCCTGTCGATCCCGCTCATCGGAATCGTTCCCGAAAGCATGGACGTTCTCAAGGCTTCCAACCTCGGTGCCCCGGTGACGCTCGCCGACAGCAGCAGCGCTCCGGCACGCGCCTATCTGGATGCCGCGCGCCGCCTTGCGGGGGAAACGGTGCCGATGACCATTCCCGGCGAGAAGCGCGGCTTCCTGGGCAAGATATTCGGACGGAGGGCAGCATGA
- the minE gene encoding cell division topological specificity factor MinE yields the protein MSIFRFFSKQTSAPTARERLQVLLAHERASVGQSDLVAVLREEILAVIAKHVQVDRDKVNVTMERGEHVTTLEVDIEIPMKAGVRAA from the coding sequence ATGAGCATTTTCCGTTTCTTCAGCAAGCAGACCTCGGCGCCGACGGCGCGCGAGCGCCTGCAGGTGCTGCTGGCGCATGAGCGGGCGTCGGTCGGCCAGTCGGACCTCGTTGCGGTGCTCCGGGAAGAAATTCTCGCGGTCATCGCCAAGCATGTCCAGGTCGACCGCGACAAGGTCAACGTCACGATGGAACGCGGCGAGCACGTCACCACGCTCGAAGTCGACATCGAGATACCGATGAAGGCGGGCGTGCGGGCGGCCTGA